The Antennarius striatus isolate MH-2024 chromosome 8, ASM4005453v1, whole genome shotgun sequence nucleotide sequence AATCAGTAGATCTGTTGTAATAAAGATTTATTGTGCCTTGTTTTTGCTCAACTTCCAATGCATTACCCTCTGTGTGTCTAAAGTTTCTGAGGTCAGACTCTATATTGAGAATGTTTATGGTCAGGGAGAAGTTcagtagaaaagaaaagaaggtaaTCCTTTTTTACTGAAGGAGGGATAATAAACATTCATTATCGTCTTACTTTGAGTCTCCATCAGTGACACCAGCTCTAGGGACTCTTCTGTTGCCTCATTGGCCAGCATCTCTCCCACAGCAACAGGTGGCGCCACCACCTCTGCTGCTGATGGATCTGAGAGGCAGAGGGCTTCATTCTCTGGGGCTTCTGATGTATCCTCAAGGTTTTACAATTGTAAAGGGTCTGACCCAGACGATGCTGCCACCAGCTTCATTGTGTCCACAAGGGCTGCAGGTTCAACAGCCTCCTCTACTGAAGATTCTGTTACTGGGTCCTCCACTGATGTGTCAGCAGCAGACGCTTCAGCAGTGATTGTGGTCTCCTCTGCTTGTGGGGCTTCCTCAGTGGAGACAGCAGCCTCATATGAGGCTTTTGTATGGGAGACAGCCTCCTCTGGAACCATTCCGAGGACCAAAGCACAATTCTCACCTTCAACCACCTTCTCCACTGTCAAAGCTGAAGTTGTCTGTTCCGCAGGAATAGCTAGGAATGCCCCATCATCATCTTGCTCCTTTACCTCTGCTACATTGAGAGATTTGTCCTCTCCAACCAGTGGAGCATCAGCCGTTAGTCTTCAGCTCTTCACTTACCTGTGGCTCAACAGTTTCCATTATGGAGTGTAGGCCCTTTCcatctttctccattttttgAACAGCTTTAGCTAGACTTGTTTCACCATCAGAAGCTACTGCAATTTCAACCGTAGATTCCGTCAAGATCTTCACAGCTCTGAGCAGATATGGCATGGAGTCTGGATAGAGGGACAGAAAATGGTGGCAGAAAGCTACTTGAAACTGTACCACAGAACTTCATGCATCTGAAGTGTGCTCCTAAATCAAGTACTTTTCCATGATGGAAACCTAAATTTTGTTGTGATAATCATTTTCTTCAAGTTTTACCCAGACAGGGTAAAAGGTCTTGTGCTGCATTGTTTTTATGAATTGCACTTACCTTGAGTGAATGTTAAAAATCTTGTCCTACAGTCATGGCAGGTTGAGGGAATTCTCTATAAGGAAAGAATACCTTCCAAGTTCATGCTGCTCAGCAAGAAAAACCTTTGAAGCATCACTTGGCTTCATGAAAATGAACGACTGGATGAATAGTGTCTGTGGTGAACCAATTCCTGAAATCTTACAGCtttaactctaaaaaaaaaaaatgtatttaacagATTGATTACAACAAAAAGATACAGTATTCATAAATTCCTAGACTTTTTTTGCTGGGTGCATCAAATCAATACATGTCAATCTGCTTCTTAGTCAGTGCTACCTGCAAAGCAGTCTTAAATGTTCACCTTGAATGTGCAGGAGCATGAACCAGGAACAGGGATTCTTCAGGGAAGTACCTCTAAAGGAAGAAGGTAGGAATGTTCTACGTTCCAGAAATGCAAATACTACAACCAACTACATAGGGCTTTGAAACTGAGAAAAGACTCATCTTCAtgcaaagattttatttttaacaatgtAATATAAACCCTATGACAACTTCCTGTTACCTCAAAGATTTAAGTTACATCTGaagcataaaaacacagaacttcaccataaaacaaaaaaaaaaacccaacacctTCACATTGATGGTAACCTGTCATTTAGAAAGTGGCTGCAGACTCCAAAGGAAGAAAAGTTATAACCCTAATGGGCTGTATTTATTCACTATGCTGACATTTGGTAAACTGAGAAAACGTAGGGTTGTCCTGTTTTTTAATGGCACTTCAAAAGGAACATTATTGTATGGCTAATATAATCCAGCCCAGCATGTTTCTATCAACAATACAGCTTTCAAACCATGATACACTAGGGGCTACAAGAATTCCTATTAGAACCTGAGTTTTCTGAACTGAACCTTAAAAGCCTGTGTTCTGTTCTGATTGAAGGTTGAGGTGAGGGTAAGAAAGGAAGACACATGAAAACTAGACTGATGAACCCTTAACTTGCAGTCATTAAAGCAACAAACCCCCTCCAGCCCCTGCCTTAACACAGGTTCATGAGTCTTCTTCCAAGGTGAAAGAAGGCGCACAGCATGACTACCTCCAGGTCTCTTTTCTGAGGAAATTATAGGGGGAACAGTTCTACGCCGCCATCTCTGCAGCAGGGACAGCCTCGACCTCAGCGGGGGGAGAAAGAGGGACTTCATCTACTGCTGTCGTACCAGCGCTTTCCGCGGTGAGGGCCACTGCTGGTGCCTCCTCTGAAGCAGCAGGTGGCGCAGCTCCTTCTGTGACCGGCTCAGCTGCAGCATCAGAGGCCACAGCTTCTGCAACAGTTTCCACGATTGTCTCCAACGCAGGTTCTTCAGGAGCAATGACAACCTCGACAGCTGGTGTCACCTCCTCCACTGGTACTTCTGCGGGCTCCGACGAAGTAGGAACACACTCAGCTACGACTTCGGTAGGCAGTGCTTCCACCTCATCCACTGGTGCCACTGCTGCTGGTGCTAAAGGAGCAAGGACAGACTCGGAAATGACTTCGATGGCTGGAGCCGCATCTTCGACTGATGACACTGCCTCCACCACTGGGGCAGGTTCCACAGCAGGAGCTGCTTCTTCGGTTGCAGGAGCGGCTGCTTCTGGTGTCATCACTTCTGGTGCTGtggatttaaacaaaaatatgaaacaaaaacaaggaaCAGCATCCCCTATTGATTAATTATgtgtatgaaaaacaaaaggacaaaTATGTCTGACctcagtaggtgggggggggtctcatgAACTAGAGGTAGTGTAATATCTGCTTATGTGTTCTTAAAGGGTAAATACTAAGAGCATTCAGAACTGagaaaaataatacttaacagCTAAAGTTAAAGCTCAGACTGTTCTTCAGATTCTCCCATTTTAGGTCAAATAAACTAAAGATAATCAAAATCTGGGTAGGCAGTTTGTTTTATCCTGACTCAAGCCTGAAAGGAACATATGACCTCACTGATGACATGAATTATGTTATGGTGATACCACAAGGTTCAAGGGATGACAACATTCACTTTTCCAGTTAGTGGGTGGAATATTTGATACAAACTAAGTGTATTAAAAACTGCCCTCATCTGCAAAAAATGTAGCACAAACAAAGTATATTTTTTTAGTACATTCAGCAGCAAAGACAGGAATTTAAAACAAACTTAAAATCAACATGTTGGACCACAAATTTCATAGCAGAGTCGCCAGCTAGCTTAAAGTCAAAGCGCTACCGTGTCCTGGGTTGCCAGCGGAAGAGCTTTGTGCTCCATTTGGGACTATAACAACAATTCCTAGTGGAATGCACAATGAAACGGTGGTAGCTGCCGATTACACCAGTTAGACTAGCTCCTGCTCTGGGCGTACAGCCATCATGTCACTGGGCTCGGTCTGAataaatggggggaaaaaaactcaGACAAATCAAGGAAGACAGGCAAAATAAAGCTATTGAGAATGATCATTCCACCATGAAAGCCATTTGGGTGATGACACTAAAGTTATTTTGGTGTAGTTAATTCGGGAAACACGCCATGCAAGGATAAGGCCTCATGCAAATGTCATGTAATTTCTAAACCAAAGAACAATTTGGAATTTAAGTCTCGACAAGAGATAAGTTTGCTAGAAGTTTGTTGAAATATTAGTTtttgaatgtctttttttcttgcctCTTAACCCACTGATGGCAGCATACAGTTATCAATGGGTTGGTGACATTGGTTTCCATTTACCACGATCACATCATTGTGTTCAGCCCATCCTACATCAGTAAAGAttttaaacttcattcattcattacgaTCCACTGTGCTTTAAATGcccttaacttttttttgtgcactACATTTAAGCCTTAAATCAACTCACTAGACAGACTGAGAAGGATTTGTACAGACATGAAGCCCTGTAGCTTTTTGATCACTTTATTTCAATTTGTGCAACCCAGTCACTTCACTTTTCCTACCCTACTTGGTTTTATGATCAAATACCTGCCATGGTAAAATGGAGAACCTTGCAAATACACGTTTTTAATGTCAAAAGTGATGTGTCATCCTTTGAGTGTCACTTTAAACTAATCTGAGTAATCGAGAGCTGCAGTGTTGCCACAAGGGTACCTATAggttcagaagaagaaaaaaaagaccctATCTATTTGAGATGACTTCTGCTAAAACCATCAAGGCTAACCAGTTGGATACTCTAGCTAAACATGAACATGCGGAGAACCATGTGACTGGGCCTATTGGTGATACCAAGTCACTTTTTCATGGATACAGGAATGAAATTGAAAACAGGAAAACGTTCTCTTTGTACTGTGGTAACCGATTCTTGCTAGAAGAATGAGCAGCGACTGACCCTTTACTGTCAAGGAAACGTTGGTGAGTCCTTCCTCTTTGCGCTCGCTATCACCACTGACAGTTTTGTAGgcctaaaagacaaaaataaggCAGAATCGAACTTGTCACATTCCAGCACATACATCAAGTAATGGCAGCATAAAAACAGTCCCAGTGTTACAAAACCAGTGCTTACACACTCGTGATTGGTAGGACCTTAAAGGCAACTGAACCACAGCATACACTATAGTTGTGTGTAAAGTATTAGTGTAATGAATATCAGATTtcatatatgtgtatacacatacacacacaaagtggAGATATTTTCTAAGATGCTCACATAGACGGCGGCGGCAGTGAGGCCTCCTCCACACAGAAGGACATACGCCATGTTGGAGGAACTGCCAGGTACTCCGAATCCCAAGTGTCTCACTGGAGCTGAGAGGCAGAAGGATAGATTAAGTGGGTTAGTTTGTCAAAACTGATTCAAAGCCACCCGTCAGATGAGGGTAATGTTCATTACTACTTTCAGAAATTTGGAATAGGAATGGActtccatttcatttcattcaaccAGAACACATGTAGGGTATTTACCTTTTGTTTAGGAATattaagtgaaatgaaaaagtatACCACACATTTGATATTCTCTGTTTATGAGGAACCTCCCATCGAAGTACAACAGAAACATCAGTGCACTTTAGTAGTAACCCGTCTTCTTCCATTAATCCACTTACACAACACACCCTGGCCCTTTGTAACAGATGAGATGGAAAGATGCAGCCGCAGCCAAGCTTAAGACTGACCGGACCTTTCACTGAACTCTCCAGCACACAAACGGGACCACTTCCTGCTCGACAGACATTAGAATTATCAGGCAAGTCTGTACTAATGAAGTAGTCCCTCACCGCATTAGGACTGAGCTGAGGATCTAACGAGGCCTGTTGACAGGATACACACCAGTGATTAGCTACAGCCTGAATGTCCAGTGAAAATGGTGTGTTTAAAGGATTGCCACTAGTGCATGCAAAGGAGGACATAAATAAAACCACTCTGTATCCAGAGCACTATCTCAGTCTAATCTTTTCAGcccttgaaaacacacacaaacatgtagacatacacacatgttACAGAAACGTTTTATGTGTCCAGGTACAGTATATAAGAATAACTCATCCTGTATCTTCTACAGTAAATACAGTGAAATCAGTTTCAACATTTAAAAGGACTTAAAACAAAGAGACAACTTGTATATTCCCCAAACAATTTTCACTTACAAAAAAAGGTTTACAAtcataaatatttatctttCAAAATTTAAATCCCAATGATAATGCATTTCTCTGTAGCACATAGCCATATAATGATTAGCTTGAGcaacaaacagctgattttacataatgcattcatttaaattcCAATAAAGCATTTGTCACACTTTGTATCATGGTATTATTAAAGTTGCTGATGCAGTGACTTCCTGGAGTCTCTACTGGCAACGGCACCATGACAAGAAAAATCAGACTGCAACCAACAGAACGGACATTTATGAAAGAATTTGACATCAATCTTTACGTCTAACTACCTGATgtgctgaagtttttttttaattcaggcaTTTACTGCAGCACCAAAAAGTTACAAGCAAGTAGTGCCCAAACAACACTGAACTATCATCTCTGAATGCTGAGTCAAGGTAGCATTAAGCCCTCCCATGACAAACAACAGCAGGAGGCACACGGCCAAGTCCAGGCTATTTGTACAGGTAATCAGTTAATCTTTTCAGAGAGACTCAatcctgtcaaaaaaaaaatggacacacATGTCAGGCAACAGGACACAAGATGGCTGCCCTGTGCATGTCCGATACGTGTATGCAGACAAGCAGGATGGATGAAGTGTCAGCTACCATGTGCTCACTGAGTCAGAAGGAGTCAAGTcaacagagagaggaggggttgtgtgtgcgtgtgtgtgtgtgtgtgtgtgtgtgtgtgtgtgtgtatcactcCGACAGACAAATTATGTACATAATTTTTCATGACAATATATGcggaatgaaaatataaaagtgtGGGGTAGAAaaagtctgtttgttttgttcagtcaGAACTTCAGATATTTTATCCAGCAGGAAATGAAAGCAGCAGTTTGTCCTCAGGTGGAATTCCACATCACAAAATCCCAAAGTATCCCAAAGGATGATCCAGAAGaggacataaaataaaaactgacaaataaaaacatacgATTTATAAAATAGACGACCGTCAGATGACATGGTTTTAAATCATATCATCAGAattgtttttacatcccacttcagagcggtgatgtactgtattgtaattgtcagtgttcgtccatTAGTTcattcaccaaatatcttcgtaacCAGTGCAgctagaaagatgaaacaaaaagcagattactcaagcagcaaaggggatgaaaaggagatgaccttgagaaaactagggcaaggtcaaatttcaacttttgtacactcaggaaacggataagatagaaagacgaaggagaaacccagtgtaagaccatagatcaaagctattgctttgatctacctatacactagctttgatctatggtcaaagacCTACCCTatcagtaggtcagggtaagtcgcaggatgttgccTTGTTGATGCTGTaactgtaaacatttaaatggtTTCCACACTTTAACCCTTGAGGTTAAAACGCATCTTCCACTAAACGTCCAAAGGACAGAGTGTACCCACGGCACAATTGTTTCTGCGCACTTACGCACAAAGATCGAAGCATGAATGCATTAAACGAAGGTTTATTTATATTCGTGTCCAGAAATCGAAGTGGATTTTGAGAGCGCAAGAAACgtaagacttttttttgccGGAGCGTCGATGCGCTCTTTCATAACTAACGCGCAAGAACTGCGTGTTCTCAAACAGGACACGCCTCCTGACAGGACGATGTGAACGTATAGGAATGTTTAACAAACCTCACAAGTCAGCAAAATGATGTTAGGATCTAAGGTCAAGGAGAAAATGTGCATAAACGGACATTAAATATCGCAGCAAATTTTTCCAATAATTtcgcaggatttttttttttttttttttacaattatgaGAGTTTCTGTACGTTTATTTCAGACTTCTGAATCCAGACGTGCTGAGGAAAGCACGACACGGTATTTTATTAATTCAATTACCACACGTCACGCACAAAGTGATTATTTAACAAGCCGACTCACCGCTTCTGCACGTCGGTGTGAAAGCTCTCCATGCCAGCGGCCCGACTCTCTGCCATGCGCGTCTGCAGAACATGTTGGCCCGGTTATCAGCAGCAAGTGAAGGAGTGCGCACCCGATGGCTTGCTGGAGGTTTTCGATAATTTGAGGAGGAGAACGGCTGCAGTTTATTGGTGATTGGAAAAACgcccactttaaaaaaaaaaaaaagaaaaaaaatcgaGCGCCCTCTAAAGGTGAATAAGAAGCATTGCTCAAAAAGTAGTGATAGAGGAAATGTGTCCTATCACAACTAACTGATGTTAGTTCATGTTTGcagaattatgtttttgttctatttaaaactttctaaatttaaagttttttcatCACTAGATCTTGAATATCTGGTGAGGACGTCATCAGGccattattgtattattgttcTAGTTATGTAGACATTAACCGTACAGTAAATATGTCAAACtgttcattatttaatttatggTACCACAATAGCAACAATAGAAGTGCAGCATGGAGATAACCAATGTATTTAAGAGTCTAATCATGGATTGAAAACATTTAgtttaatttgtatttgtagTCATTTCCATAGTCGAGTAAATTCAGGTTCATGTTCCTTGCCGAATAAAATTGATTGATCTTTACATTACTCCAGCACGAGTATCCAATTAAATGGCATCCTGTTCTGTATCCCAGCAGACCTCGTTGGAGTACAGTGACAATCTTCTGAAAGACATTGCTGCTTTATGCAATCCTCTCAAAAATCAAATCTAACTATGGCTTTGACTATTCCCTGCAGAGATGAGCTGCACATGACAGACTCCATCCAATCCAGACCTTCACAGCAAGCTGTTCCATCATCACCCCCCACATCATACTGGACCAATCCATCAAATCATCTGGACACTACATTTAGAAGTAATTTAGTAATTCAGTTCAGAAATATGCAAACAGAATGAAAAGATTGACACTGATAATGTCTTTATATGTTGACACTGTAATTTGTTTCCATTTATTGACAGTTTGAACATATAACAATTACAAGAGGAGAGGCGAACTTCTT carries:
- the LOC137600335 gene encoding uncharacterized protein, translated to MFCRRAWQRVGPLAWRAFTPTCRSAPVRHLGFGVPGSSSNMAYVLLCGGGLTAAAVYAYKTVSGDSERKEEGLTNVSLTVKAPEVMTPEAAAPATEEAAPAVEPAPVVEAVSSVEDAAPAIEVISESVLAPLAPAAVAPVDEVEALPTEVVAECVPTSSEPAEVPVEEVTPAVEVVIAPEEPALETIVETVAEAVASDAAAEPVTEGAAPPAASEEAPAVALTAESAGTTAVDEVPLSPPAEVEAVPAAEMAA